The Chlamydiales bacterium STE3 genomic interval TGACGAATGCCCTCCTTGCGCGGTACGCCTTCCCATTGAACCCCTTGCATTGTAACAAAGCGATCATCTTCATTAAACTCAAGGACATTTTGTGAAATAGCTTTCCACATGTCACTTGAAGTTTCATCGGGATTTTCAAAAGGAGAGACACCATAAAAGTTCATTGCTTTTTCATCCCGGAAATGCCTTAAACAACTTTCAATGCTTTCCGTGGAATCATATCGCTCCGACTCACCATGAATTAATCCCCAAAACAGCGCTTTATTATTTTCGTTAAAGCATTTGATGGGTGAAGAGCGAAAAACTTCTTTCGTTTTGGGATTGACCAACCGGATTGTATAGATACCAGGTTCATTAAAGTATAAATTGGGAAGGGCGATAAACCCTGTTTCAGGAACAAAGAGTTTCCAATTTAAATTTTCTCGCAGATTTTCATAGGACAACTCAACTAAAGTCTCTTCTGGTGCTTCACTCGTTAGATTGCCAAATTCATCTTCAAAACGCAAAATAATATCAAATCTCTTATTTCTCGTTACAAAAGAAGGCGTCAAAATTTTAATGGTTTTGAGTTCATTGCCTTTAATATCAATATTAAACACTTCTGGTTCATCGTAGCGTCCTTTACCCGATGGATCAACATATAAATGAAAAGCTCTTCTTCGTTGGGTGTTTTTTTGAGCGCGGTTTCCGTGCGTTGTGACGACTCCCTTAACAAGTTTAGGTGAACCAAGCATAATCATAATATTTGAACCGGCTTCAACTAAAGAGGGGAGAGTGAACTCAAACATTGGAGTTACACTTTCTTTAGAAATTACTTCTTTGGCAGAAAGAGTTTTACCATTTTCTAATACAGCGTAAATGATATTTTCCTGTTTTTTGGGATTGGTACTGGGAATTTCCCAATCGATATCTCTTCCCTTACTCAAAAGATCAAATTTTAAGCGTGCCCCTTTAGGTAAATCGGTAGAAGGGGTGTAGATGAATTTCCAAGTATTCATTTCTCCGGCCATACAAATGGCAGGTTCGCAATAACAAATTGATCGACGCATTAAAAAAACTCCCCTTATCTTTCACTGCATGAAATTAAATATGTCAGGTTACCCTCTAAGAACTCCACAATATACACCTTGGCCTAATCTAAGATCCATAGGCATCCATGTATATAGTGGTTTTTTCCATTTACTGGGTAAGGCTTTGTTT includes:
- a CDS encoding hypothetical protein (Product derived from UniProtKB/Swiss-Prot:Q9Z840;Uncharacterized protein CPn_0512/CP_0242/CPj0512/CpB0533), whose protein sequence is MRRSICYCEPAICMAGEMNTWKFIYTPSTDLPKGARLKFDLLSKGRDIDWEIPSTNPKKQENIIYAVLENGKTLSAKEVISKESVTPMFEFTLPSLVEAGSNIMIMLGSPKLVKGVVTTHGNRAQKNTQRRRAFHLYVDPSGKGRYDEPEVFNIDIKGNELKTIKILTPSFVTRNKRFDIILRFEDEFGNLTSEAPEETLVELSYENLRENLNWKLFVPETGFIALPNLYFNEPGIYTIRLVNPKTKEVFRSSPIKCFNENNKALFWGLIHGESERYDSTESIESCLRHFRDEKAMNFYGVSPFENPDETSSDMWKAISQNVLEFNEDDRFVTMQGVQWEGVPRKEGIRHILYLKEAKNLIRKKDSKINSLEKIYKSFSPKEIISIPCFTMAKGFEYDFKAFDPEFERVVEIYNSWGSSECLAKEGNLFPIQSTDKTGVQESAEGSIIKALLRNCRFGFVSGGLDDRGLYAGFYEGGQAQYPPGMTAIIAQEQNRQALGEAIYNRSCYATTGERIILGLYLAGYTMGKEVSTAEKPGLMINRHLTGYIAGTANLAKVEIIRNGKVIKTFEPEGYAFDFTYDDMEPLDKVVTDAKDKKPPFVFYYLRVQQVNGHMAWSSPIWVDYIPVKMTSKQLPKKANKQVIKETSLDSDFEDESDDFDDFDDED